Proteins from one Bombus affinis isolate iyBomAffi1 chromosome 1, iyBomAffi1.2, whole genome shotgun sequence genomic window:
- the LOC126922522 gene encoding uncharacterized protein LOC126922522 → MAEGGIEPKHSDNQVSKFQLEVNECLGNWLVYLQTLNGLCTAGTKLAQSLQTLLSAHDTLTQCRLTGQCLAGWEELTRATCIASNTVKNHIISALRDHETRENEGDKHDILRDNLLSFINLQYQFCVACCECLGGMAECSCSQSGTTECDIASLQQCFERLYSSQPLVSSSSTQQSVQNFHRSPLPYPLFPLQVQRRWSETAAAEMSGEVLENTMRRWSMPWDCRNITDWPRQDVRSRLRIPHQNRSRSTTPDTIWKASTMASQDGLQEAIQLLSCKPGIRPLNQLIAYTNQHIPGVTLTTCNFESNYDSVMWPASRKIGFPRYWPRGSHSSDHSDQSGHRESDQSAHSGEHRDSEQSGTSGSHGDSKDSIHSHSDHREVEFGTVDTLPLRKSSSSTDSCISAYSRSGSESAGGGECARSQLYSMWSGSDLPFIKLPESNETQDEHPPV, encoded by the exons ATGGCAGAAGGTGGAATAGAACCAAAGCACAGTGACAATCAGGTATCTAAATTTCAATTGGAGGTAAATGAGTGTCTTGGTAATTGGCTAGTGTACTTACAG ACGCTTAATGGCCTGTGCACAGCGGGTACAAAATTGGCTCAATCATTACAAACACTTTTGTCAGCTCATGATACGTTAACACAATGCAGGTTAACAGGACAGTGTCTTGCCGGTTGGGAGGAGCTTACAAGAGCAACGTGCATAGCCAGCAATACTGTGAAAAATCATATTATTTCTGCATTAAGGGATCATGAAACTCGAGAAAATGAAGGGGATAAGcat GACATACTTAGAGATAATTTATTGTCATTCATAAATCTACAGTATCAATTCTGCGTTGCTTGTTGCGAATGCCTAG gGGGAATGGCAGAATGCTCCTGTTCTCAGAGTGGTACAACCGAATGTGATATTGCCTCTCTTCAACAATGTTTTGAAAGACTGTACAGTTCACAACCACTAGTATCTTCATCGTCAACGCAACAATCTGTACAAAATTTTCATAGATCACCTTTACCATATCCCTTATTTCCTCTGCAG GTTCAGAGGAGATGGTCCGAGACCGCAGCCGCGGAAATGTCGGGTGAAGTATTAGAAAATACTATGAGAAGATGGTCTATGCCATGGGATTGTAGAAACATCACAGACTGGCCGCGACAAGATGTTAGATCGCGATTAAGAATACCTCATCAAAACAGAAGTAGATCTACCACACCAGATACAATATGGAAAGCATCTACGATGGCTAGCCAAGATGGCTTGCAGGAGGCAATTCAATTGTTATCTTGTAAACCAG gaATTAGGCCACTAAATCAATTAATTGCTTATACAAATCAACATATCCCAGGTGTTACATTAACAACGTGCAATTTTGAGTCAAACTACGATTCTGTTATGTGGCCAGCATCTCGTAAAATAGGTTTTCCAAGGTATTGGCCACGTGGTTCCCATTCAAGTGACCATTCTGATCAATCAGGACATCGCGAAAGTGATCAGAGTGCACATAGTGGAGAACACAGAGATTCGG AACAAAGTGGAACTAGTGGTAGTCACGGAGATAGCAAAGATAGCATTCATTCGCACAGTGATCATAGAGAAGTCGAATTTG GTACCGTAGATACACTACCATTACGTAAGAGCAGTTCTTCGACGGATTCTTGCATATCAGCCTATAGTCGGTCAGGTTCCGAGAGCGCTGGTGGTGGG GAATGCGCGAGATCTCAATTATATTCTATGTGGAGTGGCAGTGATTTGCCTTTCATTAAATTGCCAGAAAGCAATGAAACGCAAGACGAACATCCGCCTGTATAA
- the LOC126922606 gene encoding twisted gastrulation protein homolog 1-B-like — protein sequence MMSWSRTLVVAIIEISFLSTITKHCEGCNEAICASVVSKCMLTQSCKCDLVTCTCCKECFSCLSYLYDECCSCVDLCPKPNITDNPLSKKSHVEDFSEPMPGLFQALTAEPDPHERWLTFTFPVDFDMSLFTPKHDKEIKYHMHTADEEIHPLKPNVMTVNCTVAFMAQCNSWNKCRASCQSMGATSYRWFHDGCCECIGDTCINYGINESRCIHCPLDKDEDDLKDQYDDYGQDEDDLVEEEID from the exons ATGATGAGTTGGAGCAGAACGCTAGTCGTCGCTatcattgaaatttcatttctgtcgACAATCACCAAACACTGCGAAGGATGCAACGAAGCGATTTGCGCCAGTGTCGTCAGTAAGTGTATGCTTACGCAGAGCTGCAAATGCGATCTCGTTACATGTACCTGCTGCAAGGAGTGTTTCTCTTGTCTTAGTTACCTTTACGACGAGTGCTGTTCATGCGTAG ATCTATGTCCAAAACCAAACATAACGGACAATCCATTAAGCAAGAAGTCTCACGTGGAGGACTTTAGCGAGCCGATGCCAGGCTTGTTCCAAGCGCTAACTGCAGAACCGGATCCACACGAACGTTGGCTCACATTCACATTTCCGGTGGATTTCGACATGTCTTTATTTACGCCAAAACACgacaaagaaataaaataccATATGC ATACCGCTGACGAAGAGATACATCCATTGAAACCAAACGTAATGACAGTGAATTGCACCGTTGCATTTATGGCTCAATGTAACTCCTGGAACAAATGTCGGGCGTCTTGCCAAAGCATGGGTGCTACGAGTTACAGATGGTTTCACGATGGTTGTTGCGAATGTATAGGAGACACCTGTATTAATTATGGTATAAACGAGTCCAGATGCATACATTGTCCTTTGGACAAAGATGAAGACGACTTAAAAGATCAGTACGACGATTACGGCCAAGACGAAGATGATTTGGTGGAAGAAGAGATCGATTAA
- the LOC126922400 gene encoding nucleobindin-2, with protein sequence MKYFLLFLLITVTVHWSVAPPVNQKGKDYDNKNEVEDIEPMVNMEYHRYLMEVVQVLESDPDFQKKLEKADEADIRTGKIADQLQFVNHNIRSRLDEIKRDELERLRHLATKENELKNGLDIEHLKIPEHLDHTNTRTFEIQDLKKLIAKTTEDLAKADRRRREEFKQHEMEKKFEEQEKLKHMNDAEKKKYEQDLQAMKEKQKIHEPVHHPGSKQQLEEVWEKQDHMESEDFNPRTFFFFHDIDGNGVWDQDEVKALFLKELDKLYAQGAPQEDLLKRAEEMERMREHVFNEADLNKDGLISYEEFLEQTKKPNFQQDEGWQGLDEQQIYTQEEFEAFERYKQEELQKMISQGMRPPHPGSIPAQSEPFPSQYEQGPVAPGLVPPQVDPNQNMLHQQFQDQSHPQYQQQPQIVVPQQHGQIPQQQQQQFQGQLPSNQQYQVPQNQIPAQQVHPGVVPVQQGQQNQPLVQQQPQAPNFQQQPQVPNFQQQPQVPNFQQQPQVPNFQQQQNMINQVPQNIQTNAVPQKHSSNQADSQPAQAPAQQEVDRNKIPVHEKV encoded by the exons ATGAAGTACTTCCTGTTATTTCTTCTAATAACTGTGACAGTTCATTGGTCAGTTGCACCACCCGTTAATCAAAAAGGCAAAGATtatgataataaaaatgaaGTTGAAGATATAGAACCAATG GTAAACATGGAATATCATAGATACCTAATGGAAGTAGTTCAGGTGTTAGAGAGTGATCCTGATTTTCAAAAGAAGTTGGAGAAAGCAGATGAAGCAGATATACGT ACAGGAAAGATAGCCGATCAACTACAATTTGTGAACCATAATATTAGATCAAGATTAGATGAAATAAAGAGAGATGAACTAGAAAGATTAAGACATCTTGCAACAAAAGAAAATGAATTAAAGAATGGTTTAGATATTGAACATTTAAAAATACCTGAACATTTAGATCATACTAATACACGTACATTTGAGATCCAGGATCTAAAGAAATTAATTGCTAAG ACTACTGAAGATTTAGCAAAAGCTGATAGGAGGAGACGTGAGGAATTTAAACAACATGAAATGGAGAAGAAATTTGAAGAACAAGAAAAGTTAAAac ATATGAACGACGCAGAAAAAAAGAAGTATGAGCAAGATTTACAAGCAATGAAGGAAAAGCAGAAAATACACGAACCT GTACATCATCCAGGAAGTAAACAACAACTAGAGGAAGTATGGGAAAAACAAGATCATATGGAAAGCGAAGACTTTAATCCTagaacattttttttctttcatg ATATTGATGGTAATGGAGTATGGGATCAAGATGAAGTTAAAGCTTtatttttgaaagaattggatAAACTTTATGCTCAAGGAGCACCTCAAGAGGATTTATTAAAACGAGCTGAGGAGATGGAGAGAATGAGGGAACATGTATTCAATGAGGCCGATCTTAACAAAGACGGTCTTATTAg TTATGAAGAATTTTTGGAACAAACAAAGAAACCAAATTTTCAACAAGATGAGGGGTGGCAGGGATTAGATGAACAACAAATTTACACTCAGGAAGAATTTGAAGCTTTTGAAAGATACAAGCAAGAGGAATTACAAAAAATGATTTCCCAAGGAATG CGACCACCACACCCAGGTAGTATACCGGCACAGTCCGAGCCG TTTCCGTCACAATATGAGCAAGGACCAGTTGCTCCTGGATTAGTTCCTCCCCAAGTAGATCCAAATCAAAATATGCTTCATCAACAATTCCAAGACCAAAGTCATCCACAGTATCAACAGCAGCCACAGATTGTAGTTCCTCAGCAACATGGTCAAATAcctcaacaacagcaacaacagttTCAAGGGCAGCTACCATCGAATCAGCAATATCAGGTACCTCAAAATCAAATCCCTGCTCAGCAAGTACACCCTGGAGTGGTACCGGTTCAACAAGGGCAGCAAAATCAGCCTTTAGTTCAACAGCAACCTCAAGCTCCAAATTTTCAACAACAACCTCAAGTTCCAAATTTTCAACAACAACCTCAAGTTCCAAATTTTCAACAACAACCTCAAGTTCCAAATTTTCAACAACAGCAAAACATGATAAATCAAGTACCACAAAATATTCAGACGAACGCCGTGCCACAAAAACATAGTTCAAATCAAGCAGATTCACAACCCGCGCAAGCGCCCGCCCAACAAGAAGttgatagaaataaaattccaGTTCACGAGAAAGTATAA